From the genome of Luteipulveratus halotolerans, one region includes:
- a CDS encoding zinc metalloprotease — MARLRKPTATFLVGAAFFGSTTVLSTSPAFAVCYTPGVATSFNVNFEGSYLGSSYWADAVSYAINQWNATRSQGTGVFIYRNESERYNTIRMESYADNWYGLYNGNGITFSAKLNIRTIGPAATDDRRWVTSTSSHEFGHALRMGDNPSTIYNSIMKHSRNRDVVYGPAGYDIGEVKRCN; from the coding sequence TTGGCACGACTTCGTAAACCCACAGCAACGTTCCTCGTCGGCGCAGCCTTCTTCGGCTCGACGACCGTCCTCAGCACCTCGCCCGCATTCGCCGTCTGCTACACACCCGGTGTGGCGACGTCCTTCAACGTCAACTTCGAGGGGTCCTACCTCGGATCCTCATACTGGGCGGATGCCGTTTCCTACGCCATCAACCAGTGGAATGCCACGAGATCGCAGGGCACCGGCGTCTTCATCTACCGCAACGAATCGGAGCGTTACAACACGATCCGCATGGAGTCGTACGCCGACAACTGGTACGGCCTATACAACGGAAATGGGATCACGTTCAGTGCGAAACTGAACATTCGCACGATTGGGCCGGCCGCGACAGACGATCGACGGTGGGTCACGAGCACTTCATCGCACGAGTTCGGGCACGCCCTCCGGATGGGAGACAACCCGTCGACCATCTACAACTCCATCATGAAGCACAGCCGCAACCGGGACGTGGTCTACGGGCCGGCCGGCTACGACATCGGTGAGGTGAAGCGATGCAACTAA
- a CDS encoding type 2 periplasmic-binding domain-containing protein has translation MIARFKVSSTVRESTLQPAGTATGGEIPITLRPSTVTEVLAGDLRVGQTINLSRPGKLDESIEGMEDVEPNKEYLLFVEAYPDGRASIIGGDEGIFKPAQAGAAFTSKKFGTVTANTLQSAARKAHP, from the coding sequence GTGATCGCCCGGTTCAAAGTGTCATCCACAGTCCGCGAGTCGACCTTGCAACCCGCCGGGACCGCGACCGGGGGTGAGATCCCCATTACCCTTCGCCCGAGCACGGTTACCGAGGTTCTCGCCGGGGACCTTCGGGTGGGTCAGACGATCAACCTGAGCCGGCCAGGGAAGCTCGATGAGTCGATAGAGGGCATGGAAGACGTGGAGCCGAACAAGGAGTATCTCTTGTTCGTGGAGGCTTACCCTGACGGTCGGGCCTCGATTATCGGTGGTGACGAGGGAATCTTCAAACCCGCCCAGGCCGGCGCGGCCTTCACATCGAAGAAGTTTGGCACCGTCACTGCGAACACACTCCAGTCAGCGGCACGCAAAGCGCATCCCTAA